One Solanum lycopersicum chromosome 2, SLM_r2.1 genomic region harbors:
- the LOC138342186 gene encoding uncharacterized protein has translation MEHDLGVSEEEERNFTALLTEELKQMEGETVENQRRADMQLLESKKMVSQYQKEADKCTSGMGTCEEAREKAENALEAQRQVTSMWELRARHQGWKQELV, from the coding sequence ATGGAACATGATCTCGGGGTGAGTGAGGAGGAGGAGAGAAACTTCACAGCTCTTTTGACAGAGGAATTAAAGCAAATGGAAGGTGAAACAGTGGAAAACCAGAGAAGAGCAGACATGCAACTGCTTGAATCAAAAAAGATGGTGTCCCAATATCAAAAGGAGGCAGACAAATGTACATCAGGTATGGGAACTTGTGAAGAAGCTAGAGAGAAGGCTGAAAATGCTTTAGAAGCACAGAGACAAGTCACTTCTATGTGGGAGCTCAGAGCGCGCCATCAAGGATGGAAACAGGAACTTGTTTGA
- the LOC101246782 gene encoding glycosyltransferase BC10: MKKKSAAAMAMAATAGMSVRNVLWLWWKLLVLVSLTICVLAFLKLQNYSLSDSELSSSTSSISSRSRALYYTGNPKVAFLFLVRRNLPLDFLWGNFFENADPGNFSIYVHSEPGFVFDESTTRSTFFYNRQLTNSIKVAWGESSMIHAEKLLLGAALDDPANQRFVLLSDSCVPLYNFSFIYNYLMASPRSFVDSFLDKKDVRYNPRMSPYIPMSKWRKGSQWITLIRKHAEVVADDDAVFPVFKMFCKRRPALEASKGKKNIKLQKQHNCIPDEHYVQTLLAIHGLEGELERRTITYTEWNESVTNMEKKGWHPITFSYADAGPVQIKRIKDIRNVYYESEYRTEWCRNNSTLAPCFLIARKFSGGAAMRLLSEGIVSPFDASSMMNLTP, translated from the exons ATGAAGAAGAAGTCGGCGGCGGCGATGGCTATGGCGGCGACCGCCGGAATGTCTGTCAGAAACGTGTTGTGGTTGTGGTGGAAGTTGTTGGTTCTGGTTTCTCTTACTATTTGTGTGTTGGCTTTTCTAAAGCTTCAAAACTACTCTCTTTCCGATTCGGAACTTTCCTCTTCTACTTCTTCAATTTCCAGTAGATCTCGAGCTCTTTATTATACTGGCAATCCCAAAGTTGCGTTCCTCTTTCTAGTGCGGAGGAATTTGCCTCTCGATTTCCTTTGGGGAAATTTCTTTGAG AATGCTGACCCTGGCAATTTTTCCATATATGTACATTCGGAGCCTGGTTTTGTTTTTGATGAGTCTACAACAAGATCAACTTTCTTTTATAATCGCCAATTGACAAATAGCATCAAG GTAGCTTGGGGAGAATCAAGTATGATCCACGCAGAAAAATTATTACTTGGCGCGGCACTTGATGATCCAGCAAATCAAAGATTTGTTCTCTTGTCGGACAG CTGTGTCCCACTGTACAACTTTAGCTTCATATACAACTACTTGATGGCTTCTCCAAGGAGCTTTGTGGACAG TTTTCTTGATAAAAAGGATGTCCGCTACAACCCAAGGATGTCACCCTATATACCAATGAGCAAATGGCGAAAAGGGTCACAG TGGATCACTTTAATCAGGAAGCATGCAGAAGTGGTGGCAGATGATGATGCTGTGTTTCCAGTCTTCAAGATGTTCTGCAAG AGACGTCCAGCGCTGGAAGCCAGTAAGGGAAAAAAGAATATT AAACTTCAGAAGCAGCACAACTGCATTCCAGATGAACACTATGTGCAGACATTGTTGGCG ATACATGGGCTTGAAGGAGAACTTGAACGTAGAACGATAACCTATACAGAGTGGAATGAATCTGTGACAAATATGGAGAAAAAGGGTTGGCATCCCATAACATTTAGCTATGCAGATGCTGGGCCTGTACAGATCAAGAGAATAAAG GATATCCGCAATGTTTACTATGAAAGCGAGTACAGGACAGAGTGGTGTCGGAATAATTCTACGCTAGCCCCCTGTTTTCTGATTGCAAGGAAATTCTCAGGAGGGGCTGCAATGCGCCTCTTGAGTGAAGGAATAGTTTCTCCATTCGACGCCTCCTCTATGATGAATTTGACACCATGA